One stretch of Pradoshia sp. D12 DNA includes these proteins:
- the sppA gene encoding signal peptide peptidase SppA has protein sequence MSKKRWLALGIAAVIFFVSVLMNAISTFSSEESAMTNLFEDTLFEEDIIEEGDVNSQIVVMDVEGVIQDTGEEESYFTAEAYNHRSFMERLNAIKDNDTVKGIILRVNSPGGGVVESAEIHNKLMQIKKETKKPIYVSMGSQAASGGYYISTPADKIFASPETMTGSLGVIMQSYNFKGLAEKYGIDMVTIKSGKFKDLMNPFREVTEDEKEILQSMVTSSYDQFVKVIAEGRSMPEDEVRKIADGRIYDGRQAKEINLIDELGYLEDVIADMKKSENLKGAQVVRLVGSDSLSSLFSMKMQQWAGVNDEVSTIKSLMTENQSPRMMYLYSAN, from the coding sequence ATGAGTAAAAAAAGATGGTTGGCACTTGGAATAGCAGCGGTGATATTTTTTGTATCCGTTCTTATGAATGCTATCTCAACATTTTCAAGTGAAGAGTCTGCTATGACAAATTTGTTTGAGGATACATTATTTGAGGAGGATATCATTGAAGAAGGGGATGTGAACAGTCAAATTGTTGTCATGGATGTAGAAGGAGTCATTCAGGACACAGGTGAGGAAGAAAGTTATTTTACGGCTGAAGCCTATAATCACCGATCCTTTATGGAAAGATTGAATGCCATTAAGGACAATGATACGGTCAAAGGAATTATTTTACGCGTCAACAGCCCAGGTGGAGGTGTCGTGGAAAGTGCGGAAATACATAATAAGTTAATGCAAATTAAAAAGGAAACAAAGAAACCAATATATGTATCAATGGGTTCACAGGCTGCATCTGGAGGTTATTATATTTCAACACCGGCCGACAAGATATTTGCCAGTCCGGAAACAATGACAGGGTCACTCGGAGTCATTATGCAAAGCTATAACTTTAAAGGGTTAGCTGAAAAGTATGGAATCGACATGGTCACTATTAAAAGCGGTAAATTTAAGGATCTTATGAATCCATTTAGAGAAGTGACAGAGGATGAAAAGGAAATTCTTCAATCGATGGTTACCAGCTCCTATGATCAATTCGTGAAGGTCATTGCGGAAGGGCGCAGTATGCCTGAGGATGAAGTAAGAAAAATTGCTGATGGGCGTATCTACGATGGCCGTCAAGCAAAGGAGATTAATTTAATTGATGAGCTTGGTTATTTAGAGGATGTAATTGCCGATATGAAAAAAAGTGAAAATCTAAAAGGTGCACAAGTGGTTCGTTTAGTTGGATCAGATAGCCTAAGCTCATTATTTTCGATGAAAATGCAGCAATGGGCAGGCGTGAATGATGAGGTAAGCACGATCAAAAGCCTAATGACTGAAAATCAATCGCCACGGATGATGTATCTATATTCTGCGAATTAA
- a CDS encoding NAD kinase, with amino-acid sequence MGERRNIFFYYKQGQEMVDQVNKLKDNASNYGFELVDEHKDANIIVSVGDDGTFLQAVRKTGFREDCLYAGISLNKQLNMYCDFYINDTENMVEAVTKPVIEVRKYPTIEVTVDNQISFDCLNECTFRSALIKTMAIDVHIDDILFETFRGDGMIISTPTGSTAYNKSVNGAVVDPLLDCMQVSEIASMNNNHYRTLGASFILAPDRTLSLQVLDNENDYPIIGMDNEAMSIHLTERLDIKLSGRYIKTVKLRNNSFWEKVHRTFL; translated from the coding sequence ATGGGGGAACGCAGAAATATCTTTTTTTATTACAAGCAAGGTCAAGAAATGGTGGATCAGGTCAATAAATTAAAGGATAATGCAAGCAACTACGGATTCGAACTTGTAGATGAACATAAAGATGCTAATATTATCGTTAGTGTAGGAGATGACGGAACATTTCTTCAGGCAGTACGTAAGACAGGCTTCAGAGAGGATTGCCTGTATGCAGGCATTTCATTAAACAAGCAATTAAATATGTATTGTGATTTCTACATAAATGATACGGAAAATATGGTGGAAGCAGTCACAAAGCCCGTCATTGAAGTAAGAAAATATCCTACAATTGAAGTAACGGTTGATAACCAAATAAGTTTTGATTGCTTAAATGAATGCACATTCCGTTCTGCTTTAATTAAAACAATGGCTATCGATGTTCACATTGATGACATATTATTTGAAACATTCCGTGGGGATGGGATGATAATTTCTACACCTACTGGAAGTACTGCCTACAACAAATCGGTCAACGGTGCAGTTGTAGACCCTTTGCTTGACTGTATGCAGGTGAGCGAAATAGCATCGATGAATAATAATCATTATCGTACGCTTGGTGCTTCATTTATTTTGGCTCCAGATCGTACTCTTTCTCTTCAAGTATTAGATAATGAAAACGATTACCCGATTATCGGGATGGATAATGAAGCGATGAGTATTCATCTTACCGAACGATTGGATATTAAACTGAGCGGAAGATATATCAAGACGGTAAAGTTACGTAATAATTCTTTTTGGGAAAAAGTCCACAGGACATTCCTTTAA
- the thiI gene encoding tRNA uracil 4-sulfurtransferase ThiI, with protein sequence MRFDHIVIRYGEITLKKRNRKGFIVQLRKNIKKALSDYPEVRIEAQHERMYVHLQGADYKPIMDILKKIYGISSISPALKVDKEISAIQESALFYINHLTTKIRTFKIDAKRADKTYPYSTYDLNGLVGGYCLQHVDGLTVDVHNPDLKLRVEVRQDAAYITGEKIIGAGGLPIGSSGSAMLMLSGGIDSPVAGYLTMKRGVEIECVHFYSPPFTSERSKQKVIDLANKLAEVNGRMVLHVVPFTEIQKLIQKQIPDNYTMTTTRRLMLRITDAIREKQNALAIVTGESLGQVASQTMESMFTINEVTNTPILRPLIAMDKTDIIEIAEKIDTHEISIRPFEDCCTVFTPANPKTKPKREKVGHYESYVDFEPLIKEALDKTEMLVFTGKEKESETEDLF encoded by the coding sequence ATAAGATTTGATCATATCGTAATCCGCTATGGTGAGATTACATTGAAGAAAAGGAATCGTAAAGGCTTTATTGTTCAATTACGTAAAAATATAAAAAAAGCATTGTCAGATTATCCGGAGGTTCGTATTGAGGCGCAGCACGAGAGAATGTATGTTCACTTACAAGGTGCAGATTACAAGCCGATTATGGATATTCTCAAAAAAATATATGGCATTTCTTCGATAAGTCCGGCTTTAAAGGTTGATAAAGAAATCTCAGCCATTCAGGAATCAGCTTTGTTTTATATAAATCATCTAACAACAAAAATTCGTACGTTTAAAATTGATGCTAAGCGTGCTGATAAAACCTATCCCTATTCAACATATGATTTAAATGGCTTGGTAGGGGGATATTGCTTGCAGCATGTAGACGGTTTAACGGTCGATGTTCACAATCCAGATTTGAAATTGAGAGTCGAAGTACGCCAGGATGCTGCTTATATTACGGGTGAAAAAATTATTGGAGCTGGCGGATTGCCAATAGGAAGCAGCGGCTCAGCAATGCTCATGCTTTCTGGAGGGATTGATAGCCCGGTTGCGGGATATTTAACGATGAAAAGGGGAGTAGAGATTGAATGTGTACATTTCTACAGTCCTCCCTTCACAAGCGAACGCTCGAAACAAAAGGTAATTGATTTAGCGAATAAGCTGGCAGAAGTCAATGGACGTATGGTACTGCATGTTGTGCCATTTACCGAAATTCAAAAATTGATTCAAAAGCAAATACCTGATAACTACACAATGACAACCACACGCAGATTGATGCTGCGAATTACTGATGCAATCAGAGAAAAACAAAATGCGCTCGCGATTGTGACTGGTGAAAGTTTAGGCCAAGTAGCCAGCCAGACGATGGAAAGCATGTTTACAATTAATGAGGTTACAAATACACCAATTCTGAGGCCGCTTATAGCAATGGATAAAACAGATATTATTGAAATTGCAGAGAAAATTGATACTCATGAGATATCCATACGTCCTTTTGAGGATTGCTGTACGGTGTTTACACCAGCTAATCCCAAAACTAAGCCAAAAAGAGAAAAAGTCGGTCATTATGAGAGCTATGTCGATTTTGAACCTTTAATTAAAGAGGCATTGGATAAAACAGAAATGTTAGTTTTCACAGGTAAGGAGAAAGAATCGGAAACAGAGGATTTATTCTAA
- the mbcS gene encoding acyl-CoA synthetase MbcS: MNQQNLIAPEQYNLVSEVENNSKNETKIALIWENEYGETQKITYGELIKRVNRVGNILLEEGLREGDKILVMIPRFIEAYVIYLAALKIGTVVIPCSEMLREKDLVYRSKHAEAKAVIVHKPHTSLFTEIISEDSLKSFVINGNEDGWIQLDERMKDASEELQMVKTMGDDMAFLSYTSGTTGQPKGVVHTHSWAYAHLRTAASNWLSIGEDDVVWATAGPGWQKWIWSPFLSVLGSGATGFVYHGKFEAEKYLKLIDQHSITVLCCTPTEYRLMAKVDSLDQYSLGSLHSAVSAGEPLNREVIDTFQNYFGVTVRDGYGQTENTLLVGIMKGMDVKPGSMGKPTPGNNVEIINEEGQICQPGEVGDIAVHIKTPALFKNYYKDPERTAMQFRGDFYITGDKAKKDEDGYFWFEGRGDDIIISSGYTIGPFEVEDALVKHPYVKECAVVGSPDEVRGQIVKAFVVLQDSVDVNDPQLVQTLQNHVKELTAPYKYPRKITFVEDLPKTISGKIMRVELRNKEKEVYKA, encoded by the coding sequence ATGAATCAACAGAACCTGATCGCACCAGAACAATATAATCTAGTCAGCGAGGTAGAAAATAACAGTAAGAACGAAACCAAAATCGCTTTGATTTGGGAAAATGAATACGGGGAAACACAAAAAATTACGTATGGAGAATTGATTAAAAGGGTGAATAGAGTTGGCAATATTTTGTTAGAGGAAGGGTTGAGGGAGGGGGATAAAATTCTCGTCATGATTCCTCGCTTTATTGAAGCGTATGTGATTTACTTAGCTGCTTTAAAAATAGGTACAGTGGTCATACCATGTTCTGAAATGCTTCGAGAAAAAGATCTTGTTTATCGAAGCAAGCATGCAGAAGCAAAAGCGGTAATTGTTCATAAGCCTCATACCTCTTTATTTACAGAAATTATATCGGAGGATTCACTGAAATCATTTGTTATAAATGGAAATGAAGATGGGTGGATTCAACTGGATGAACGAATGAAAGACGCTTCAGAAGAGTTACAAATGGTGAAAACCATGGGAGATGATATGGCCTTTTTATCCTATACTTCAGGTACAACAGGGCAACCAAAGGGAGTTGTCCACACTCATAGCTGGGCCTATGCACATCTCAGAACAGCTGCCTCAAACTGGTTATCAATAGGTGAAGATGATGTTGTATGGGCTACAGCCGGACCTGGATGGCAAAAGTGGATTTGGAGTCCCTTTTTATCTGTTCTTGGATCGGGAGCTACTGGGTTTGTATATCACGGAAAGTTTGAAGCAGAGAAATATTTAAAATTAATTGATCAGCATTCAATTACTGTTTTATGCTGTACCCCTACGGAATATCGATTGATGGCGAAGGTAGACAGCCTCGATCAATATAGCCTGGGAAGCCTACATAGTGCCGTTTCAGCAGGTGAGCCGCTTAATAGAGAAGTGATCGATACGTTTCAAAACTATTTCGGGGTCACCGTTCGTGATGGATACGGGCAAACAGAAAATACCCTTCTGGTCGGTATCATGAAGGGGATGGATGTGAAGCCGGGTTCCATGGGGAAACCAACCCCTGGAAATAACGTAGAAATTATTAATGAGGAGGGGCAGATTTGCCAACCTGGCGAAGTAGGCGATATAGCTGTCCACATTAAAACTCCCGCGTTGTTTAAAAATTACTATAAGGATCCGGAACGGACAGCAATGCAGTTTAGAGGCGATTTTTATATTACAGGAGATAAAGCTAAAAAAGATGAGGACGGGTATTTTTGGTTTGAAGGACGCGGTGACGATATTATTATCAGTTCGGGTTATACCATTGGGCCATTTGAAGTGGAGGATGCACTTGTTAAACATCCATATGTGAAGGAGTGCGCTGTAGTAGGGAGTCCGGATGAGGTAAGAGGGCAAATCGTAAAAGCGTTCGTAGTCTTACAAGATAGCGTTGATGTCAATGATCCTCAATTGGTGCAAACCTTGCAGAACCATGTTAAAGAGCTTACAGCCCCATATAAATATCCAAGAAAAATTACTTTTGTGGAAGATTTGCCGAAAACAATCAGCGGCAAAATAATGCGTGTCGAATTAAGAAATAAGGAGAAAGAAGTATATAAGGCGTAA
- a CDS encoding alpha/beta-type small acid-soluble spore protein: protein MSNNSNNLLVPGVEQALDQMKYEIASEFGVQLGAETTSRANGSVGGEITKRLVQMAEQQLGGGFSR from the coding sequence ATGTCAAATAACTCAAACAATCTTTTGGTACCAGGAGTTGAACAAGCTCTTGACCAAATGAAATATGAAATCGCTTCTGAGTTCGGTGTACAACTTGGAGCAGAAACAACTTCTCGTGCTAACGGTTCTGTTGGAGGAGAGATTACTAAGCGTCTTGTTCAAATGGCTGAACAACAATTGGGTGGAGGATTCTCCAGATAA